A region from the Solibacillus sp. FSL H8-0523 genome encodes:
- a CDS encoding ABC transporter ATP-binding protein, translating to MLKLDGINKVFNEGTPDEKIALDNINLHLAAGDFVTIIGSNGAGKSTMMNMVSGALTPDFGSVIIDSNDLTRLPEHKRAVHIGRVFQDPMAGTAPTMTIEENLAIAYSRNAKRSLRFGVDKKRREFFKTSLEKLHLNLENRLSAKVGLLSGGERQALSLLMATFTKPSILLLDEHTAALDPSRAELITNLTKELVEESKLTTLMVTHNMQQALDLGNRLIMMDKGQIILEVEADRKPHLTIPDLMLEFEHIRGEKMNSDRALLG from the coding sequence TTGCTTAAATTAGATGGCATTAACAAAGTATTTAACGAAGGTACACCAGATGAAAAAATCGCATTAGATAATATTAATCTGCATTTAGCAGCGGGTGATTTCGTTACGATTATCGGGAGTAATGGTGCGGGGAAATCAACGATGATGAACATGGTTTCAGGTGCATTAACACCAGATTTCGGTTCGGTCATCATTGATAGCAATGACTTAACACGCTTACCAGAACATAAGCGCGCGGTGCATATTGGCCGTGTGTTCCAAGATCCAATGGCTGGTACCGCACCGACGATGACAATTGAAGAAAATTTAGCAATCGCCTATTCACGGAATGCCAAGCGTAGTTTACGTTTTGGCGTCGATAAAAAGCGTCGTGAATTTTTCAAAACGTCACTGGAAAAACTGCATTTAAATTTAGAAAACCGTTTATCCGCGAAAGTTGGTTTACTATCAGGTGGGGAACGACAGGCACTGAGCTTACTAATGGCAACGTTTACGAAGCCGTCGATTCTACTACTGGATGAGCATACTGCTGCACTGGATCCGTCACGTGCCGAGCTAATTACGAATTTAACAAAAGAACTTGTTGAAGAAAGTAAGTTAACAACACTGATGGTCACACATAATATGCAGCAAGCCCTGGATCTAGGGAACCGTTTGATTATGATGGATAAAGGGCAGATCATTTTAGAGGTAGAAGCAGACCGCAAGCCACATTTAACGATTCCTGATCTAATGCTGGAATTCGAACATATCCGCGGTGAAAAAATGAACTCAGATCGTGCATTATTAGGATAA